A window from Lachnoanaerobaculum umeaense encodes these proteins:
- the ispE gene encoding 4-(cytidine 5'-diphospho)-2-C-methyl-D-erythritol kinase, producing the protein MKVKTFAKINLCLDVLRRKENGYHEVEMVMTNVDIADVLEIKKLEEKKILLKSDNKELAMDETNLIHKAVVMLQKEVKKEFGVEIVLEKNIPMEAGMAGGSADAAATLKAVNELFDLNISEERLLEIGANLGADIPFCIMGGTVLASGIGEKLKRLKPLPRMKLLIVKPRIGLSTRKVYESLDIEGLNKTGFKHRDVREMVSIIESDKNDKEKIDEIAKSLNNILEVPSIRLLPFISDIKKIMMENNCLGALMSGSGTAIFGIYENDEDILKTKEIFEKDNRINYIHITNTL; encoded by the coding sequence ATGAAGGTTAAGACATTTGCGAAGATAAATTTATGCCTAGATGTACTAAGACGAAAAGAAAACGGATACCATGAAGTTGAGATGGTCATGACAAATGTTGATATAGCTGATGTACTTGAAATCAAAAAACTGGAAGAGAAGAAGATATTACTAAAATCAGATAATAAAGAGTTGGCGATGGATGAAACCAATCTTATTCACAAAGCAGTAGTGATGTTACAAAAAGAAGTTAAAAAAGAGTTTGGTGTAGAGATAGTACTTGAAAAAAATATACCTATGGAAGCAGGTATGGCAGGCGGAAGTGCAGATGCAGCAGCCACATTAAAGGCAGTTAATGAGCTGTTTGACTTAAATATAAGCGAGGAGAGATTACTTGAGATTGGTGCTAACCTTGGTGCTGACATACCTTTTTGTATAATGGGGGGAACTGTTTTGGCAAGTGGCATCGGTGAGAAGCTAAAAAGATTAAAGCCGTTGCCTAGAATGAAACTTTTGATAGTAAAGCCAAGGATAGGACTTTCAACAAGAAAGGTATATGAGAGTTTAGATATAGAAGGACTTAATAAGACAGGTTTTAAACATAGAGATGTACGGGAAATGGTCTCTATAATAGAAAGTGATAAAAATGATAAAGAAAAGATAGATGAGATTGCAAAATCACTTAACAATATTTTGGAAGTACCATCTATAAGGCTTTTGCCATTTATATCTGATATAAAGAAGATAATGATGGAGAATAATTGTCTGGGGGCTCTTATGAGTGGAAGCGGTACAGCGATATTCGGCATATATGAAAATGATGAGGATATACTTAAGACCAAAGAGATATTTGAAAAAGACAATAGAATTAATTATATACATATTACAAATACGCTATAG
- a CDS encoding GNAT family N-acetyltransferase, translating into MKLLKNVNILGKHCEIVISDENVALREAFYSHKATIAILGKENIDISVSKYAVTDIKDIDEEYIKKVAYRKLNLPISIGKVDNINIREMKPDDFIYLSKFSEFPFDTRKDLEEYIDIYYDFYGYGLYAFENEKELMGLAGFYNKDNRCFISYIIDKKYRRKAYSFKVCKYLLDFIHRTIEIEDIYAEILSSNIASVKLAEKLGVIIVNKIL; encoded by the coding sequence ATGAAGCTCCTGAAAAATGTTAATATTTTAGGAAAACATTGTGAGATAGTTATCTCTGATGAAAATGTGGCTTTGAGGGAGGCGTTTTACTCCCACAAAGCCACAATTGCTATACTTGGAAAGGAAAACATAGATATCTCTGTTTCAAAATATGCAGTAACAGATATAAAAGATATAGATGAAGAGTATATAAAAAAGGTAGCATATAGAAAATTGAATCTGCCTATAAGTATTGGGAAAGTTGATAATATAAATATACGCGAGATGAAACCGGATGACTTTATATACTTATCAAAGTTTAGCGAGTTCCCATTTGATACAAGAAAGGATTTAGAGGAGTATATCGATATATACTATGACTTTTATGGATATGGATTATATGCATTTGAAAATGAGAAAGAACTAATGGGATTAGCAGGGTTTTATAATAAAGATAATAGATGCTTTATATCCTACATAATAGATAAAAAATATCGTAGAAAAGCTTATAGCTTCAAAGTTTGTAAGTATTTACTGGATTTTATACATAGAACAATAGAAATAGAAGATATTTATGCGGAAATACTAAGCTCAAATATAGCCTCAGTAAAACTGGCTGAAAAATTGGGTGTAATAATAGTTAATAAGATTTTATAG
- a CDS encoding peptidylprolyl isomerase: MKNPIVTLTMTDGSVIKIELYPEVAPNTVRNFISLINEKFYDGLTFHRVISGFMIQGGCPQGNGMGGPDYQIKGEFKQNGFQNDLAHSRGVISMARAMSPNSAGSQFFIMHQDAPHLDGAYAAFGMVIEGMDVVDKIAAVDTDYNDRPNVDQKIATMTVDTFGETYEAPEKC; the protein is encoded by the coding sequence ATGAAAAATCCAATAGTAACATTAACAATGACAGATGGTTCTGTAATCAAAATTGAACTTTATCCTGAGGTGGCACCTAATACTGTAAGAAATTTTATAAGTCTTATAAATGAAAAATTCTATGACGGACTTACATTCCACAGAGTAATCTCCGGATTTATGATACAGGGTGGATGCCCACAGGGAAATGGTATGGGAGGTCCGGATTATCAGATAAAGGGCGAGTTCAAACAAAATGGATTCCAAAATGATCTGGCACATAGTAGAGGAGTTATTTCAATGGCGAGAGCTATGAGTCCAAATTCTGCAGGATCACAGTTTTTCATAATGCATCAGGATGCACCACATCTGGATGGAGCATATGCAGCATTTGGAATGGTAATAGAGGGTATGGATGTAGTAGATAAAATTGCTGCAGTTGATACAGATTACAATGATAGGCCAAATGTGGACCAAAAGATTGCAACTATGACAGTTGATACATTTGGCGAGACTTATGAAGCTCCTGAAAAATGTTAA
- the pyk gene encoding pyruvate kinase, which yields MKKTKIICTMGPNTNDKTLMKNMAIAGMDVARFNFSHGDYEEHLGRLNILREVREETGKQVAALLDTKGPEIRTGLLEGGQKVNLMAGNEYTLTINECVGNDKKGFINYSGLNEDIKVGDKILIDDGLIALEVINVDGVDIHTKILNGGELGEKKGVNVPGVSIKLPALTQKDIEDIKFACDNGFEFIAASFIRNGDAVRQIRSIINEKNANIQIISKIENQEGIDNMDDIIEASDGIMVARGDMGVEIDAARLPFIQKKIIEKCSVAGKPVITATQMLDSMIRNPRPTRAEVSDVANAIYDGTDAIMLSGESAMGKYPLEALQMMVKIAKETEIHLDHALYRGRKVNKMDKKNISNQVGYAAVYTADQLDAKAIIAPSITGFTTRMLSKWRSSIPVYGMSPSITTVRQMQLFYGVVPVWAKRADTTDELISSSVETLKAEKYLKSNDLVVITAGIIPKKDERGPAKYTNTMQVEIVK from the coding sequence ATGAAGAAAACAAAGATTATTTGCACTATGGGTCCAAATACAAATGATAAAACTCTTATGAAGAATATGGCAATCGCAGGAATGGACGTTGCCAGATTCAATTTTTCACATGGCGATTATGAAGAGCATCTTGGCAGATTAAATATATTAAGAGAAGTTAGAGAGGAGACCGGAAAGCAGGTAGCGGCACTTCTTGATACCAAGGGTCCTGAGATAAGAACAGGCTTACTTGAGGGTGGACAGAAAGTAAATTTGATGGCCGGAAATGAATACACACTTACAATAAATGAATGCGTAGGAAATGATAAGAAAGGTTTTATCAACTACAGTGGTTTAAATGAAGATATAAAGGTTGGAGATAAGATACTTATTGATGACGGTCTTATAGCACTTGAAGTAATTAATGTGGATGGTGTAGATATACATACCAAAATATTAAATGGTGGAGAGCTTGGAGAGAAGAAAGGTGTAAATGTACCTGGAGTTTCTATAAAGCTTCCGGCACTTACACAAAAAGATATTGAAGATATAAAATTTGCCTGTGATAATGGATTTGAATTCATAGCAGCTTCTTTTATAAGAAATGGTGATGCAGTTCGTCAGATAAGATCAATAATAAATGAAAAAAATGCAAATATACAAATCATATCAAAGATTGAGAACCAAGAAGGTATCGACAATATGGATGATATCATTGAAGCAAGTGACGGTATCATGGTTGCAAGAGGAGATATGGGTGTTGAGATAGATGCTGCAAGACTTCCATTTATACAAAAAAAGATTATTGAGAAATGTTCAGTGGCAGGAAAGCCGGTAATAACAGCTACACAGATGCTTGACTCAATGATTAGAAATCCAAGACCTACAAGAGCAGAAGTTTCTGATGTTGCCAATGCTATCTATGACGGTACGGATGCAATAATGCTTTCAGGAGAGTCTGCAATGGGTAAATATCCTCTGGAAGCACTTCAGATGATGGTAAAGATAGCTAAAGAGACAGAGATACATCTTGACCATGCACTCTATAGAGGTAGAAAAGTAAATAAGATGGATAAGAAGAATATTTCAAATCAGGTTGGTTATGCTGCGGTTTATACAGCGGATCAATTAGATGCCAAGGCAATAATAGCACCATCTATCACCGGATTTACCACAAGAATGCTTTCAAAGTGGAGATCAAGTATTCCGGTTTACGGTATGAGTCCAAGTATCACTACAGTTAGACAAATGCAGCTTTTCTATGGAGTAGTTCCTGTATGGGCAAAGAGAGCGGATACAACAGATGAACTTATATCATCATCTGTCGAGACATTAAAGGCAGAAAAATATTTAAAGTCAAATGATCTTGTTGTTATCACTGCGGGTATCATACCTAAGAAGGATGAGAGAGGTCCTGCAAAATATACAAATACAATGCAGGTTGAGATAGTAAAATAA
- a CDS encoding rhomboid family protein, translating to MDFFEKLERKFGRYAIKNLMMYLTVLYSIGFVISLVNIDIYYNYMSLDIPEILSGQIWRLLTWIMYAPDQSIFFAAIMLVLYYSLGTNLERVWGSFRFNVYMFMGYIFLIIGAFVLYAIYGEASRLFLLTPDSLNMSIFLAFALTYPNMTFYIYFVLPIKAKYLAFVYLLMEVYSFIIGGVITKVSIGLSLLNFVIFYLMTRSWNRISPKNVVRQVKFKRAVKMRPANQAIHKCAVCGKTEKDDDTLEFRYCSKCKGNLEYCSEHLYTHIHVE from the coding sequence ATGGATTTTTTTGAGAAATTAGAAAGAAAATTTGGAAGGTACGCAATCAAAAATCTGATGATGTATCTGACAGTATTATATAGTATCGGCTTTGTGATTTCTTTGGTGAATATAGACATATATTACAATTATATGTCATTGGATATACCGGAAATACTCTCAGGTCAGATTTGGAGATTGCTTACATGGATTATGTATGCTCCGGATCAGAGTATATTTTTTGCAGCCATAATGCTGGTATTGTATTATAGTCTGGGAACCAATCTTGAAAGAGTTTGGGGGAGCTTTAGATTCAATGTATATATGTTTATGGGATATATATTTCTGATAATAGGTGCATTCGTATTGTATGCAATATATGGAGAAGCATCAAGACTTTTTCTACTTACACCTGACAGTTTGAATATGTCCATATTTCTTGCATTTGCATTGACATATCCTAACATGACATTTTATATATACTTTGTTTTACCCATAAAGGCAAAATATTTGGCATTTGTATATTTGCTTATGGAAGTATATAGTTTTATAATAGGAGGCGTCATTACAAAGGTATCTATCGGCCTAAGCTTATTGAATTTTGTTATATTCTACTTGATGACCAGAAGCTGGAATAGAATATCACCAAAGAATGTGGTCAGACAGGTGAAATTTAAAAGGGCTGTAAAGATGAGACCGGCAAATCAAGCTATTCATAAATGTGCAGTTTGTGGAAAGACAGAAAAGGATGATGATACATTGGAATTTAGGTATTGCTCAAAATGCAAGGGAAATCTGGAGTATTGTTCTGAGCATTTATATACACATATTCATGTAGAATAA
- a CDS encoding ISNCY family transposase, translated as MDEQRKYEVIKGLVDHPDTANKDRAALILGCTKRHINRMIQGYVKDGKAFFIHGNRGKKPATTICPDVRSQVLDLYRTKYYEANFEHYTELLKKHEGISISSSSVMSILESEYILSPKATKAKRRRIKQTLRAKKEATTSKKELSQIQANLVAVEDAHSRRPRCAYFGELLQMDATPYEWVPGQIWHLHLAIDDASGVVTGAWFDTQETLNGYYHVFEQILTDYGIPYKFLTDKRTVFTYKKKGALSDDKDTYTQFAYACKQLGTQLESSSVPQAKGRIERLNQTLQSRLPIELRLAGVTDIHKANEFIYHYIKEFNEKFALPLYGIKSVFETQPSKEKINLTLAVLTERTVDAGHAIQFEKKFYKMIDHKGVQTHYRKGTKVMLIKAFDRSMFACVNDKDIYALEEIPAHEHKSKDLDADYKQPKPRKPYIPPMNHPWRLDAFNKFAHSQPHRIEEDIKSA; from the coding sequence ATGGATGAACAAAGAAAGTATGAAGTTATCAAAGGTCTGGTAGATCACCCCGATACAGCTAACAAGGATAGAGCTGCTCTTATCCTAGGATGCACCAAGAGGCATATAAACCGTATGATACAAGGTTATGTTAAAGATGGTAAGGCATTCTTTATTCATGGTAACAGAGGTAAGAAGCCGGCTACCACTATCTGCCCTGATGTCAGAAGTCAAGTTCTTGATCTATATAGAACTAAATACTACGAGGCTAACTTTGAACACTATACAGAGCTTCTAAAAAAGCATGAAGGCATAAGTATCTCCTCTTCCTCTGTAATGAGTATTTTGGAGTCAGAGTACATTCTATCTCCAAAGGCTACAAAAGCTAAGCGTAGACGCATTAAGCAAACTCTCAGAGCTAAGAAGGAAGCTACAACATCAAAAAAGGAATTATCACAGATACAAGCTAACTTAGTAGCAGTTGAAGATGCTCACAGTCGTCGTCCAAGATGTGCTTATTTTGGCGAATTGCTTCAGATGGATGCTACCCCTTATGAATGGGTACCGGGACAGATATGGCATCTACATTTGGCTATTGATGATGCCTCAGGTGTTGTCACAGGTGCCTGGTTTGATACTCAGGAGACTCTTAATGGATACTACCATGTATTTGAGCAGATTCTTACTGATTATGGTATTCCCTATAAGTTTCTTACTGATAAACGAACTGTATTTACTTACAAGAAAAAAGGTGCCTTATCTGACGACAAAGACACCTATACACAGTTTGCATACGCCTGTAAGCAACTTGGCACACAGCTTGAATCAAGCAGCGTACCACAGGCTAAAGGACGTATAGAACGATTGAATCAGACTTTACAGTCACGCCTGCCTATTGAGCTAAGGCTCGCAGGCGTAACCGATATCCATAAAGCCAATGAATTCATTTACCACTACATAAAAGAATTCAATGAGAAGTTCGCACTTCCACTTTATGGTATCAAATCTGTCTTTGAAACGCAACCATCTAAAGAAAAAATAAATCTTACTTTGGCGGTTTTAACTGAGAGAACTGTTGATGCCGGACATGCGATTCAATTCGAGAAGAAATTTTATAAGATGATAGATCACAAAGGAGTGCAGACCCATTATCGAAAAGGTACCAAGGTTATGCTTATCAAGGCATTTGATAGGTCTATGTTTGCGTGCGTAAATGACAAAGATATTTATGCACTGGAAGAAATACCGGCTCATGAGCATAAATCTAAGGATTTGGATGCTGACTACAAACAGCCAAAGCCTAGAAAGCCTTATATACCGCCTATGAACCATCCTTGGAGATTGGATGCCTTTAATAAATTCGCACACTCACAGCCACACAGAATTGAAGAAGACATAAAAAGTGCATAA
- a CDS encoding TRM11 family SAM-dependent methyltransferase — protein MAKYNDLDPKKWKEYEDINTDSLWIIDRRDNSGAHSGNYHGNFVPQIPHQLFARYTKKGDWILDPFMGSGTSLIEAQRMDRNSIGIELQPEVLEEAYGRIQTETKNKCIAKVILGNSRTVNMDDLMENIGIKKLQFVILHPPYWDIIKFSEDRNDLSNMETLESFLEGFGDVIDNSTKYLEKNRYCACVIGDKYANSQVIPLGFHCMNKFIEKGFLLKAILVKNFGETKGKASQQGIWRYRAITNDFYIFKHEYIFVFKKVK, from the coding sequence ATGGCAAAGTATAATGATTTGGATCCTAAAAAATGGAAAGAGTATGAAGATATCAATACGGACTCTCTGTGGATAATAGATAGGCGTGATAATTCCGGAGCACATTCCGGAAATTATCATGGAAACTTTGTACCACAAATACCACACCAGCTATTTGCTAGGTATACCAAAAAGGGAGATTGGATTTTGGATCCTTTTATGGGTAGTGGGACATCATTGATTGAAGCGCAGAGAATGGATAGAAACTCTATCGGTATTGAGTTACAGCCTGAAGTGTTAGAGGAAGCTTATGGGCGTATTCAAACTGAAACAAAGAATAAATGTATTGCAAAAGTGATTTTGGGTAATAGCCGAACTGTAAATATGGACGATTTGATGGAAAATATCGGAATCAAAAAGTTACAGTTCGTGATACTTCATCCGCCCTATTGGGATATTATAAAGTTTTCAGAGGATAGGAACGATCTGTCAAATATGGAAACTTTGGAGAGTTTTTTGGAAGGATTTGGTGATGTCATTGATAATTCAACAAAATATCTTGAAAAGAACAGATATTGTGCCTGTGTTATAGGAGATAAATATGCGAATAGTCAGGTGATTCCTTTGGGATTTCATTGCATGAATAAATTTATTGAGAAGGGATTCTTATTAAAGGCTATATTGGTAAAAAACTTTGGTGAAACAAAGGGGAAGGCCAGTCAGCAGGGAATATGGCGTTATAGAGCCATCACCAATGATTTTTATATTTTTAAACATGAATATATTTTTGTATTTAAAAAGGTGAAGTAG
- a CDS encoding DNA adenine methylase, which yields MNYIGSKYSLLDFLETTIEKITGYKNGDDFIFGDLFAGTGIVGQTYKAKGCKVIANDIQYYSYVLNKHFIENSCELDRELLDKLNALTPVEGFIYKNYCEGSGSGRNYFTNENGMKCDAMRIELERLHQSGEISDNLYFYYLSSLINSIDKYANTASVYGAFLKHIKKSAQKSFQLELLPIISGSVGEVYNEDINELIKRISGDVLYLDPPYNARQYCSNYHVLETIARYDYPKLNGVTGLRDSTDQKSKFCSKRMVIDTFDDLIKNVQFKYIFLSYNNEGLMSLDNIKDIMSKYGEYKFFTKEYRRFKADRDENRNIATNSTTEYLHCLIKK from the coding sequence ATGAATTATATAGGTTCAAAATATTCTCTACTGGATTTTTTGGAAACAACTATAGAGAAGATTACCGGATATAAGAATGGTGATGATTTTATTTTTGGAGATTTGTTTGCAGGTACAGGCATTGTGGGGCAGACATATAAGGCAAAAGGTTGTAAGGTAATTGCTAATGACATACAGTATTATAGCTATGTATTGAATAAGCATTTTATTGAAAATAGTTGTGAACTTGACAGGGAGCTGCTTGATAAGTTAAATGCTCTAACTCCGGTAGAAGGTTTTATTTATAAAAACTACTGTGAGGGCTCGGGCTCCGGTAGAAATTATTTTACTAATGAAAATGGTATGAAATGTGATGCTATGAGGATTGAACTTGAACGACTACATCAAAGTGGTGAAATAAGTGATAATCTTTATTTTTATTATTTGTCAAGTCTAATAAATTCGATTGATAAATATGCAAATACTGCGTCTGTATATGGAGCGTTTTTAAAACATATAAAAAAATCGGCACAAAAAAGTTTTCAACTTGAGCTATTACCAATAATTTCCGGTAGCGTAGGAGAAGTATACAATGAGGACATCAATGAACTTATTAAAAGAATAAGTGGTGATGTACTATATCTTGATCCACCATACAATGCCAGACAGTATTGTTCAAATTATCATGTTTTAGAAACTATTGCCAGGTATGACTATCCAAAGCTTAATGGTGTAACAGGACTTAGAGATTCAACAGATCAAAAGAGCAAATTTTGTTCAAAGCGAATGGTCATAGATACCTTTGATGATTTAATAAAGAATGTGCAGTTTAAATATATCTTTTTAAGCTACAATAATGAAGGACTTATGAGCTTAGACAATATAAAAGATATAATGTCAAAATACGGAGAATATAAATTCTTCACAAAGGAGTATAGGAGATTTAAGGCAGACAGAGATGAAAATAGAAATATAGCGACTAACTCAACAACCGAATACTTGCACTGTCTGATAAAAAAATAG